One Cicer arietinum cultivar CDC Frontier isolate Library 1 chromosome 8, Cicar.CDCFrontier_v2.0, whole genome shotgun sequence DNA segment encodes these proteins:
- the LOC101491513 gene encoding putative FBD-associated F-box protein At5g56410, which produces MQGLHSVHMQILIYILSFLPTKDVVRSSILSVKWRYLWTHLSVFDFLIPRVKYGKNQNSANCLLDLVGRLLDKSNCIERLCVKIFGISVNANQVSSLISSIAKNKVQHLHFNLGDVTTTTNCVLPLSFLAFESLNTLYLGLRLTLHIPSVICFPSLKRLVLAYVIFENENSIQRLLSRCHVLEELGWCNCHFKNVKQINVAISTLRTLNIHFDSSFLDCDLFDNCIVKIDVADLLTLRCRTNPAIEFAMVKI; this is translated from the exons ATGCAAGGCTTACATAGTGTGCATATG CAAATTCTTATTtatattctttcttttcttcctaCCAAAGATGTTGTAAGAAGTTCCATATTATCAGTAAAGTGGAGGTACTTGTGGACTCATTTATCTGTCTTTGATTTTCTAATTCCTCGAGTTAAGTACGGCAAAAATCAGAATTCAGCAAATTGCCTCTTAGATCTTGTGGGAAGATTACTGGACAAATCTAATTGCATTGAAAGGCTATGCGTTAAAATATTTGGAATTTCTGTTAATGCAAACCAAGTTAGTTCTTTAATATCTTCTATTGCAAAGAACAAAGTTCAACATCTTCATTTCAACCTAGGTGATGTAACTACTACTACTAACTGTGTACTACCCCTTAGTTTCCTAGCTTTTGAGTCTTTGAATACACTCTATTTAGGACTCAGACTCACTCTTCATATTCCTAGTGTTATTTGTTTTCCTAGCCTAAAGAGATTAGTCCTTGCATATGTTATCTTTGAAAATGAAAACTCAATTCAACGACTTTTATCTAGGTGTCATGTCCTAGAAGAGTTGGGCTGGTGTAATTGTCATTTTAAGAACGTAAAGCAGATCAATGTTGCTATTTCCACATTAAGGACGTTGAACATTCATTTTGACTCTTCTTTTCTAGATTGTGATCTTTTTGATAATTGTATAGTCAAGATTGATGTCGCGGATCTTTTAACTTTAAGATGCAGAACCAATCCAGCAATAGAATTTGCTATGGTGAAAATTTAG